One segment of Triticum aestivum cultivar Chinese Spring chromosome 2A, IWGSC CS RefSeq v2.1, whole genome shotgun sequence DNA contains the following:
- the LOC123188084 gene encoding protein FREE1 codes for MQHGSGDYASPAPAGHYYPHQYAPPGPPPHPPAADPPIPGGYASAPPYSVGGYPEQPPSAPSYTQPPQYAGYPPYNPTPYPPEPSPAPYYSYSQPTQPVPAAEPSPAPLPYDAPYYGGGYQQPAAGYGDDDYLNEGAYAYTGDAGPEPYGARGTAPTRSGAAMFDDYGRSIGLSSGGTEQPHGGGGGSVGGSFGKIARAVPKAETHEDASGGAQKFRVKLLPEGAGSPTDVLCQVGLDGIRMLDPSTSRILRIYPLDTLTKWEVLDSTVFAIWAKTSVDFEAKRIRLKSNSYTSNTLLDTVTAATVQFKEIGEDARAKGPVDASKSSIQSNEKKKGFDWMFAKPVDEVKDHWVPDEAAKKCQSCAGDFSHFNRRHHCRNCGEIFCDKCSQGRIALTAEDNAPLVRVCDRCMAEVSQRLSMAQEAANRSTTVQSHGDLAKKLKLISDSKSLERSDGSSRGRHIRLSRRGLLRRALGRKEEELERNRKSSGTASGGASGARMREVACPTCTVHLQLGSIIEDEKRSPPSFLYHQQLMATGGMTLKSLPNELPLDFLNKITKNFSDELLLGQGAFGSVYKGILDDGGVVAVKKLAENSPVPRDTIFANEVQNIMVLEHENIVKLVAYCREAQNKLVQSNGRYIIAEITDTVLCYEYLPKGSLHKNLFGESSSIDWDMRFKIIKGICEGIHFLHTLPSPVLHLGLKPQNILLGDNMTPKIADFGFSRIFGQDQTRKNTRSVVGSIGYMAPEYLYNGEISARSNIYSLGLIIMEISTREMNSSSTDQKHARKYIDGVKENWTLEKIMSEYIELEEHGFDQVEACINIGLQCVEIDQKKRPSIENIVNMLNKLPVSEEVTHSM; via the exons ATGCAGCACGGGAGCGGCGACTACGCCTCCCCCGCCCCCGCGGGCCACTACTACCCTCACCAGTACGCGCCGCCGGGGCCGCCCCCCCACccccccgccgccgaccccccgatCCCGGGGGGCTACGCCTCCGCGCCGCCCTACTCCGTCGGCGGCtaccccgagcagccgccatccgCCCCGTCCTACACGCAGCCGCCCCAGTACGCCGGGTACCCGCCCTACAACCCCACGCCCTACCCGCCTGAACCCTCGCCGGCGCCGTACTACAGCTACTCGCAGCCGACCCAGCCGGTTCCCGCAGCGGAACCCAGCCCAGCGCCTCTTCCCTATGACGCCCCGTACTACGGCGGAGGCTACCAGCAGCCCGCCGCTGGGTATGGCGACGACGATTACCTGAACGAGGGCGCGTATGCCTATACCGGCGACGCAGGCCCCGAGCCGTACGGCGCGCGGGGCACGGCGCCGACCCGGTCAGGAGCCGCGATGTTTGATGACTACGGGCGGTCGATTGGACTCTCGTCCGGAGGGACGGAGCAGCCacacggcggcgggggcggcagtgTGGGTGGGAGCTTTGGGAAGATTGCAAGGGCTGTTCCAAAAGCAGAAACCCATGAGGATGCTAGTGGTGGTGCGCAGAAATTTCGGGTTAAGCTGCTGCCAGAGGGTGCTGGAAGCCCTACCGATGTGCTTTGCCAG GTTGGTCTGGATGGAATCCGCATGCTTGATCCCAGCACAAGCAGGATCCTAAGGATTTATCCCCTTGATACACTGACGAAATGGGAG GTTTTGGATTCAACTGTATTTGCGATTTGGGCAAAGACTTCGGTGGATTTTGAAGCAAAGAGAATAAGGCTGAAGTCAAACAGCTATACTTCCAATACTTTGCTTGACACTGTAACAGCAGCAACAGTCCAG TTTAAGGAGATCGGTGAAGATGCAAGAGCCAAAGGACCGGTAGACGCTAGCAAATCCTCAATACAATCAAATGAGAAGAAAAAAGGTTTTGATTGGATGTTTGCGAAACCTGTTGATGAAGTGAAAGATCATTGG GTTCCAGATGAGGCTGCTAAGAAATGCCAGTCTTGTGCTGGTGATTTCAGTCATTTCAACCGCAGG CATCATTGTAGGAACTGTGGCGAGATCTTCTGTGATAAATGCAGCCAAGGAAGAATTGCTCTGACAGCTGAAGATAATGCTCCACTTGTCCGAGTTTGCGATAGATGCATG GCAGAGGTTTCTCAGAGGCTTAGTATGGCACAGGAAGCTGCAAACAGATCTACCACAGTGCAAAGTCATGGAGATCTTGCAAAAAAACTGAAG CTTATAAGCGAttcaaagtcgctagaacgaagtgatggaagctcaagggggaggcaTATTAGGCTTTCGAGGAGAGGGTTATTGAGGAGGGCTCTTGGGAGGAAGGAG GAGGAACTGGAGAGGAATCGCAAGTCTTCAG GGACGGCGTCTGGAGGTGCATCTGGAGCAAGAATGCGGGAAGTTGCGTGCCCTACCTGCACAGTCCATCTTCAG CTTGGATCCATCATCGAGGACGAGAAGCGTTCCCCTCCAAG CTTCTTATATCATCAGCAATTAATGGCCACCGGAGGTATGACCCTGAAGAGCCTACCGAACGAGCTACCATTAGACTTCTTGAACAAAATCACAAAGAACTTCTCCGATGAGCTACTGCTCGGTCAGGGCGCGTTCGGGTCAGTTTATAAG GGGATCCTGGACGATGGTGGAGTGGTTGCTGTGAAGAAGCTCGCGGAAAATTCGCCTGTACCACGTGACACAATATTCGCGAATGAGGTTCAGAATATTATGGTGCTCGAGCATGAAAATATCGTCAAGTTGGTTGCCTACTGCCGGGAAGCACAAAACAAATTGGTGCAGAGCAACGGACGATATATTATCGCAGAGATCACTGACACTGTACTCTGCTATGAATACTTGCCTAAGGGGAGCCTTCACAAGAATCTTTTTG GTGAATCCAGTAGCATTGATTGGGATATGCGCTTTAAAATAATAAAGGGGATATGTGAGGGTATACATTTTCTACATACCTTGCCTAGTCCCGTTCTCCATTTGGGTCTGAAGCCTCAAAATATACTATTGGGTGACAACATGACACCGAAAATTGCGGATTTTGGTTTCTCCAGAATATTCGGCCAAGATCAAACCCGAAAGAACACACGAAGTGTCGTGGGATCGAT TGGGTACATGGCCCCGGAGTATCTGTACAATGGCGAAATCTCGGCTCGGTCAAACATATATAGTTTAGGCCTAATCATAATGGAGATATCCACGAGAGAGATGAATAGTTCTAGCACTGACCAGAAGCATGCAAGGAAATATATTGATGGA GTAAAAGAAAATTGGACACTGGAGAAAATAATGTCTGAGTACATTGAGTTAGAAGAACATGGTTTCGATCAAGTAGAAGCATGTATCAATATTGGTCTACAGTGTGTAGAGATTGATCAGAAGAAGAGACCTTCCATAGAGAACATTGTCAATATGCTCAATAAGCTTCCAGTGAGCGAGGAG GTCACCCATTCCATGTGA
- the LOC123188082 gene encoding disease resistance protein Pik-2, protein MADLVVGMAKSVVDGALTKAQAAIEEESKLLQSAQRNLVFITGEFQMMQAFLNNADSDRLENPVVRTWVRQIRDLAYDVEDCIEFVVHLDKNSSWWLRLLNPVSWLLAPCLDLAPLPLDEAVDELDRLKARVEDVSSRNTRYSLISDSGSKPASADKHDPASSRDAVGGATAFNGLFEAAFRTTQKGDLTQLLPKKDHDLGVISIWGTGAGGGEDLGMASIAWNAYIDRGTCQNFVCRAWMKLMHPFDPHQFLRSLTAQFYAAPSSPGEEHATSVGGVRVLMKMEAAGGAEPLKDFEQLVMNNRYLVVLEDVSSMADWDAIRRFFPNMKNGSCIILPTHQFEVASLSVGHPYQVLHLNQLSAEHSVYAFFTKGSRYDVDQGREINNAPASKNASVGNCKEEAAKKWINRHPLVGRESEMNDLGLNVIIARSKSYQVMSVWGIAGVGKSALVKNMFCDRICKGKLFQKYGWVDVSHPFNLWNFSRILLSNLGSEYLQAGETEDLCTMGSRNPIAECREILKKHRCLVVIDGLQSTEEWDLIKANLVSGSHRQNVIIAVTIEQEMASHCRGVKGELVFNVKGLEADTAFELFKKVSNKSEVAELQELTSLCGGLPKVIVEIAGSFAKNTDRWKHTLCTKNKFMLELENNGEFDSLKGLFGWMNSYFRKCPDSLKPCILYLPIFPRNHHIRRRRLVRRWIAEGYSRDSHEESAEMTGEKQFCDLINLSIIQQASALGLGGTRMVFCQVNGFFREYIVSRQMEENLVFELRGSCALTTQRTGRHLVILESWVRDRIVFESIDFSRLRSLTVFGNWKSFFVSESMRLLRVLDLEGASELEYSDLKKIVKLMCRLKFLSLRGCHEICHLPSSIGGLRQLQTLDVRHTSIVTLPVNITKLEKLQYIRAGTTAPANEAPTPHHLVPQLSNCCGGHHLVGVVMPPGIGKLTALHTLGVVNVSASGTKAVLEDLKKLTHLHKLGVSGINKNNSNEFFRAISALVHLESLSMRLEDNNQGCLNGIPLPLEGLRSLKMHGLGDQLPNWSGQLTMLAKMDLEIAKLMEDNVSRHSDGATPEGRRKPTRGVIKFLSELPGLCILRLRVDHLQDNQLDVSVITNDLEEDSFKKIKIFEIACSSSSKVSFGEKTMKKLEQLKVDCCSGSSLLGLKHLPELKEVLLKGSSDEALKADLIAVLENHPKQKKPVVKLEELRPDSLGGQGGH, encoded by the exons ATGGCGGACCTTGTGGTGGGCATGGCCAAGTCGGTGGTGGATGGGGCGCTGACCAAGGCCCAGGCGGCGATCGAGGAGGAGTCCAAGCTGCTGCAGAGCGCGCAGCGCAACCTGGTGTTCATCACCGGCGAGTTCCAGATGATGCAGGCCTTCCTCAACAACGCCGACAGCGACCGCCTGGAGAACCCGGTGGTGCGGACCTGGGTGCGGCAGATCCGCGACCTGGCCTACGACGTGGAGGACTGCATCGAGTTCGTCGTCCACCTCGACAAGAACAGCAGCTGGTGGCTCCGCCTCCTCAACCCCGTGAGCTGGCTCCTCGCGCCCTGCCTGGATCTCGCCCCGCTGCCGCTCGACGAGGCGGTCGACGAGCTGGACCGGCTCAAGGCCAGGGTGGAGGACGTGAGCAGCAGGAACACGCGCTACAGCCTCATCAGCGACTCCGGCTCCAAGCCCGCCTCTGCCGACAAGCACGACCCGGCTTCCTCCCGCGATGCCGTCGGTGGCGCCACGGCGTTCAACGGGCTCTTCGAGGCGGCGTTTAGAACCACCCAGAAAGGGGATCTCACCCAGCTGCTCCCCAAGAAAGACCATGACCTCGGAGTCATCTCTATCTGGGGCACCGGCGCCGGAGGCGGGGAAGATCTTGGGATGGCATCCATCGCCTGGAACGCCTACATCGACAGAGGGACCTGCCAAAACTTCGTCTGTCGTGCCTGGATGAAGCTGATGCATCCCTTCGATCCCCACCAGTTCCTCCGGTCTTTGACGGCTCAGTTCTACGCAGCCCCCTCCTCTCCCGGCGAGGAACATGCGACCTCCGTAGGTGGTGTACGAGTCCTGATGAAGATGGAGGCCGCGGGAGGAGCAGAACCCCTCAAGGATTTCGAGCAGCTTGTCATGAACAACAGGTACCTCGTTGTGCTGGAGGACGTGTCCTCCATGGCAGACTGGGATGCTATCAGGAGGTTCTTTCCAAACATGAAGAATGGCAGCTGCATCATCTTGCCCACCCACCAGTTCGAGGTAGCAAGCTTGTCCGTTGGACATCCATACCAAGTGCTGCATCTCAACCAGCTTTCAGCAGAGCACTCTGTTTACGCCTTCTTTACAAAG GGATCTCGATATGATGTGGATCAAGGCAGGGAAATCAATAATGCACCCGCCAGCAAGAATGCATCAGTCGGCAACTGTAAGGAGGAAGCAGCCAAGAAGTGGATAAACAGGCATCCTCTTGTTGGACGCGAGTCGGAAATGAATGATCTTGGTCTAAATGTAATTATTGCACGGTCCAAGAGCTACCAAGTTATGTCCGTGTGGGGAATAGCTGGCGTTGGAAAATCAGCTCTTGTCAAGAACATGTTCTGCGACAGAATTTGTAAAGGCAAACTATTCCAGAAGTATGGTTGGGTTGATGTATCGCATCCTTTCAATTTATGGAACTTCTCTCGGATCTTACTTTCCAATCTTGGTTCTGAATATCTTCAAGCCGGTGAGACTGAGGATTTGTGTACGATGGGAAGCAGAAATCCCATTGCCGAGTGTCGTGAGATTCTGAAAAAGCATAGATGCCTGGTTGTCATTGATGGACTGCAGTCCACGGAAGAATGGGATCTCATAAAAGCTAACTTGGTATCAGGGTCTCATCGTCAGAATGTTATCATCGCCGTTACAATTGAACAAGAAATGGCCTCTCATTGCCGTGGAGTTAAGGGAGAGCTCGTGTTTAATGTCAAAGGTTTGGAAGCTGACACAGCCTTTGAACTCTTCAAGAAG GTATCCAACAAGAGTGAAGTTGCAGAGCTACAAGAACTTACTTCACTATGTGGTGGACTTCCGAAAGTTATAGTTGAGATAGCCGGCTCATTCGCCAAAAATACAGATCGATGGAAACATACACTTTGTACCAAAAATAAGTTTATGCTAGAGCTCGAGAACAACGGAGAGTTTGACAGTCTAAAGGGTCTGTTTGGTTGGATGAATTCATACTTCCGCAAATGCCCAGATTCTCTCAAGCCATGTATCTTATATCTACCAATTTTCCCTCGAAACCACCACATTCGGCGGAGGCGACTAGTAAGGCGGTGGATTGCTGAGGGTTACTCCAGGGACAGCCATGAAGAATCTGCAGAGATGACTGGGGAGAAACAATTCTGTGACCTCATTAATCTGAGTATAATCCAGCAGGCATCTGCGTTGGGTTTGGGTGGCACAAGGATGGTCTTTTGCCAAGTCAATGGCTTCTTTCGTGAGTATATTGTCTCGCGCCAAATGGAAGAGAACCTTGTGTTTGAACTTAGGGGCAGTTGTGCCTTAACCACCCAACGCACAGGGCGTCACCTTGTGATATTAGAGAGCTGGGTCAGAGATAGAATTGTGTTCGAGAGCATTGACTTCTCACGCCTCCGTTCACTCACGGTGTTTGGAAACTGGAAATCATTCTTCGTTTCTGAAAGTATGCGGCTTCTTCGGGTGCTTGATCTAGAGGGTGCATCGGAATTAGAGTATAGCGACCTCAAGAAGATTGTGAAGTTGATGTGTCGCCTCAAGTTCCTCTCACTGCGAGGATGCCATGAAATCTGCCATCTGCCGAGTTCAATAGGAGGTCTGAGGCAGCTCCAGACTCTTGATGTTAGACACACCTCCATAGTCACCCTGCCGGTGAACATCACCAAGTTAGAGAAGCTGCAGTACATCCGTGCGGGAACCACTGCTCCAGCAAATGAAGCACCAACACCACATCATTTAGTGCCCCAGCTGTCCAATTGCTGTGGTGGTCATCACCTGGTTGGTGTTGTGATGCCTCCAGGGATTGGGAAACTGACGGCATTGCACACACTTGGTGTTGTCAATGTCAGTGCTTCAGGGACAAAGGCCGTCCTAGAAGATCTCAAGAAGCTCACCCATTTGCACAAACTCGGAGTGTCTGGCATTAACAAGAATAACAGTAATGAGTTTTTCCGCGCAATCTCAGCTCTTGTCCATCTGGAATCACTATCGATGCGGCTCGAGGACAACAATCAAGGTTGTTTGAATGGTATACCGCTGCCTTTGGAGGGCTTGAGGAGCCTTAAAATGCATGGGCTTGGAGACCAGTTGCCAAACTGGAGTGGGCAGCTCACTATGCTTGCAAAGATGGATTTGGAAATAGCCAAGTTGATGGAAGATAATGTCTCCCGGCACTCAGACGGTGCGACTCCAGAAGGAAGAAGGAAACCAACTAGGGGTGTCATCAAGTTCCTAAGCGAGCTACCAGGATTATGTATTCTACGTCTTCGTGTCGATCACCTTCAAGATAATCAGCTCGACGTGTCTGTCATTACTAATGACCTAGAGGAAGACtctttcaagaaaataaagatcttCGAGATTGCTTGCAGCTCCAGCTCAAAAGTTAGTTTCGGAGAAAAAACAATGAAGAAACTTGAGCAGCTCAAGGTCGATTGCTGTAGTGGGTCGTCGTTGTTAGGCCTGAAGCATTTACCTGAACTCAAGGAAGTCTTGCTCAAGGGTTCCAGTGATGAAGCACTCAAGGCTGATCTCATCGCCGTGCTTGAGAACCACCCAAAGCAAAAGAAACCTGTTGTGAAGTTGGAGGAACTTCGTCCTGATAGTTTGGGAGGTCAAGGTGGTCATTAA